From Malaya genurostris strain Urasoe2022 chromosome 2, Malgen_1.1, whole genome shotgun sequence:
aatgtatataagatgaactcgattgatgatgagataaagtttatcgcttcaaccaaaatcgcagaaggatagtaatggtagagaaacgctataaaaatagctgcttgcatacaaaacttgaacacaagcttggcgaagagaagcttaaatatcgatatccgtatcgcaagcatgtacaaacatataattgcatacatttgggctatcgatgtaatttcgtcggctacggaacaaatacaaatcacgactattagagtctatattctgggttcgcgtgttcggtgttggttcctaataaaaatcaatctaagcagactctcgtgcatttgcggattcaaaagtgtgacgattaattgaaaatatcgatcattagaaatgttggttgccttgttccacatcaacggctcgaacaaccccatgagttgatccttgtagtttttagtaaaatttataatttttttaaagatttttatgTTGTGTCATAGTACAGTTCTGGTACGGGAAGTTGGATATCAACAAGGGGCAAAtgactctaaactctagacaatctcatactaaaaaactcatttcattccaaaataatcttctctaatctcatttaatcccaactagtctagataagtttgggtaattttaaggtaatccaacctagttttgcttTGTTTGAAGTGTAACTGTCATTCGAGCTCGcaaacagagatgccatttatacagatttttacatgctcatacagaacagacatccaagctagtacaaacttttccaaaattttatttaattggagaatacagataaatacaggtttttatatacaaaacaatacagattttctatgaaaatatctggcatctctgttcgcAAAAAGTGTATGACAAGTTAACAAAGAGTTGACCtgcatcagaccctgtcagcttgaagcgaagtcaatctttagttgaacaacgccatcgcacggcatcacattcaatatatcatgtcaattgtataggtgcgcagtgctgctaatttggcgcgcacgaattctaTATTTCCTTCCTCTCCCTCTATGTATTTTCAGgatttttgtatgggaccataacctTTAATTAGAATCTTGGTTAGTCCGCATTCGAGATATCGAAGGAAGTTCACGAATATCACATGAAGCGGAGCAAAAGGAATGGGAGAATAGCGAATTTGCAGGACACATCTAGAAAGAGAATGAACATATTCTGCCTGTGCTGTTTCGACAGCTACTAGAATCCAGTCAAGTTTCTGCCGGCTACCGCAGTTCTTTACAAGCGGGTAACATTGCATGCAAGTACACTGTATTATAATTTAATTCAACCCGAAATCGACCCTGTCTTCGAGAAATTGACAAACCAATCCGAGTAGCATGACAGCTAGAAAAGTCAAAACAGAACCTTTCACAATAAGCCGGTATATTAATTGTTTTTGGGACCATAAAAGTTTGTAATCCCTTATTTTACCTAGTTTAAGGAAAAAAGGTGAATGATTTCATTGCCATGAAGGCTATTATTCAGCGTGTTACAGCAGCAAAAGTAACAGGTGAATAAGTAGGTGTTTAGTTGTAATCTAAGAGAATTCAATTGCAAAATTCGTTGCGAAATATGATTACCAAATtttgcaattgatttctgatggaTTTGTGTCCATTCAGAAGTTGTAGCATCGTCAATTACttagattttatatatttgtaaagGAAGTGATGGAGCCCTCAACGGGAAATTGAGCTGATATCAAATGAAAATCGGATTTaccaaagtaaacaaatcgagcatCTCTCTCACGGATAAGTgcttttaaatcgtaatttttttCCTAAAAATTCGAATTCTGCAAAAATCTCAATCtgaagtaatacaaagaactaaagggcgaaactgtttatttgtttacgtATGTTTCGCCCTTCGTGTTCCATGTCAACAAGAAGGGGCGATTCTTCAACTGCTAGAAagaaagggcgaaactatttattttcgttattttatATGGTTTCCGaactttttactactggaaatagtaaatgagaccaTAGAATTACCCGCAGATTTGTCTCAGTCACGAATATCAActaatttcacgaaaaaatgcgcgagggcgtaacttcataattcacacGGGGAGcatagaagtaaacaaatcgaaaaaggggtGATTTTTGAGTTGTAAATGTTGCAAAAAAAAGCCCATTGGTCGGCTCTACAACATGAAAGCAATGGTTGATATCACCTTGTAGATAGAAATGTGGTATTAGTTTTATGTAATTTTTACAAGATCCGAtcctataacctttctatatgttgGTATCGAATTATAGTATCATTCAGGGGTTTCCAATTACTGCTTACCGTTTTGTTTTTTGTACACACGAATAACAGTTACAATATATCAGTAAAGTTCAACGCTTATTAACAAGTATGTCATTGTTGGAAAATAGTAAATACAAATCTATTGTTGAAATTCTttttaatgccccgtttacacttctgctggctgccagcatgctggtgtcagtgtactgccctcttaggaaaaaacgttcaactgtggtccaatgatccaaagtattagaccaacgaaggacaccgttgaacgtttttttcataagagggcagtacactgacaccagcatgctgccagcagaagtgtaaacggggcataaatcTGATGCATACTGTTCACTTTGACCATTGCAGTCGGCGAGGAACTCATTAGCTCAATTGGCAAGGGACTGTGCGTGCTCGTTGGAATCTCGAACGAGGATAATGCTAACGACGTAGATTGGCTGTAAGTATCTATTCAAAGATAACAGAGTTTACAGAGTGTTTTTGAATATACTGAATTGGTTTCGAAAGCTATTCTGAGCAATTCAATGTTATCGACTTCAATCAGCGGAAAACATTGAATGAAGAAATGTTGATAACCGAAAtagttgaaatgaaaaaaatgcgaaaaaaatgttacagagaCGGGAATTAATCGTGCAGCACTTCCTATCCGAAGAAATTGTTTTGCTAATTGAACTACTCTAAACGAGAAACAACTCAGATAAGAACCTAATTGAGCAGAACTTCCGCACGTATTTAGCTTTGTACGATTGCTACGCAATTCAATTCTGAAACTCACTTTGTAACCTCTAAACGACTACTAACTGAAAACGACCAGCATGTCATAAACTTATTTACGTTCGGAACTTCATCGGTAACTCGATTCAACCAAAGTGTCTCAAGTAgagataactttacgtctgtttagcgggttacgttgaactgctgagtggcgtgtcagttcaacatgaactgttatgcactgatgaatagaaaacaaaacaGTCATTAGTTCCTGACCACTATGCTactaaacaggtttttttttgcaaaattgtttatatatatatatatatatatatatatatatatatatatatatatatatatatatatatatatatatatatatatatatatatatatatatatatatatatatatatatatatatatatatatatatatatatatatatatatatatatctatccaTTGTTTTTCTGCAACTGAATAGTAGTATTTCTAAATTCTGTCCATTTATTATAGTGCCAAAAAGTTGCTCAACATTCGACTTTTCGAAGACCCTACCGGGAAACGGTGGTCTCAAAGCGTCCTGGACCAGCAGCTGGAGATTCTCTGTATCAGCCAGTTCACACTGTACAACCGGATGAAGGGAAACAAACCGGATTTCAGCAGGGCGATGCAAGGTGCGGAAGCACAATGTTTGTACAGTACTCTGCTGCAGAAATTAGCGGCACAGTACGAGCAGACTAAGATTAAGGATGGTAAATTCGGTGCACTGATGCAGGTGCATATTGAGAATGATGGTCCCGTAACGATTGAAATCGAATCTCCACCCCAAAGCCAACAGGAACTGGAAAAACTGAAAAGAGCGACAGCGCATAAAGCTAGAAGTAAAGGTGGGCCAATGGCAGAATCGACGAAGGAAGGTGAAGGACAGTAAACTAGAAATTTTCGAAGAAAGACAAAATATTAATTatgttatatcgtttatttaaacCCGGCTTTAAGAAATATGGACTGATGGGATTTGCTTTTATTTTCCTTAAAAGAACTGCCATTTTTTCAGATTTCGTATAAATATCGCCCCTATTCTGTGCCACGATccaatcggaatatttcgatcgaatgtaaaattagcattttgtaattcgatcgaggtgatgcttttgtatggaaaactcgaactcgatcgaaacacgGAATGCAAAATTTCAGCATACCAGCTTGATGCAAAGCTCCATTTGGATTgaattgtggaactgaattctgaaactgaattttggatttgAAATCAGAACCTAAATTTAATttaaggtttagaatttagtttcagaatacagGTTTAAAAGCTAGAGTGAAGGCTCTGGAATTGAATCCTAATTCTAAATTCAGGAACTAGATTTTTGGAATCGGTTTCTGGaacagattttggaactgaatttagaacTTTACTCTATGTAAGCATCCATAATTTTGTGTCAATAATTCAAATTCGGGATTCTGACACAATAttgaagaactgaattctggacttggaaCAACATTTCAGATCTGAACTCCGAATCAGTATTatggaactgacttctgaaccatAGTTTATCTCCTGAATTCACTTTCAGCATTTacttcctaaattcagtttcagtattcatttccagaatttaggCCTAGAATAACAACCTGCAagctggaattgaattcggaacttgggttctggaattagattttggaactgagttcagttccttaattcaggttcggaatcccagcttagaattcaggttcagaatttaagcTTAGATTCTGAAAATGGGCCCAACTCAATAAACTCTGTAACTGAAtttatgaaatgaatttttaacGAAGATTTCGAATTTTAGTGTCAGGTCTAGTTCCTGAGTCtccagaattcaagttctggtgcagataaaaaaaatagtagCAAAAAGTATTCAAATTCGACTGTTTCGACTCCCGTTTTCCGTTTTCGTCGTCGCTGAGGATGTAAActtaaaaaacagaaaaacgatATCATTGTTTGTGGTATTGTTTAACGCTCATTTGTTCAGTTATTTGTGATGTAGAATATGTTTCACTGCCATAATTTAGTATAGAtgcccgttacaattctggaagcgaagcagtaatagttgcaaaattcacataCCTAACTGTAATCAGACCctatcagcttggagcgaaatcaatcttcagttcagcaacgccatcgcacggcatcacattcaacatatcatgtcaattgtatgggcggGCAGTGCTgcaattttggcgcgcacgaatttgacatttcgctcccctacttctatgtacgagattcgatgcggactcacctgagggcgccatgctcgcaaaaaaggcgggtgggtaatgtcagagacataactggatgtcgtgaatacgaaaacaactgacatgttccttaacacttccgaatatcaattagttgatcaattgtatgaattatgcaagcattcccctttgcacatttttcgcaaaaacaaagaaggcttcactttttgttgagatgCTTGTTTCtatctgatttcgtttgtagtttttgcactaatgggcggtcctaacggctataaaaatagccgcattcagaattttaatgttgattatttcatttcagatttgcataatttattgaaacaaactatcaatatgctgaagggactcgtttctagcattcagaaaggtcaaattgcgtaattttctacgacattaaactctggaacatttttcataaaaacaaagaaggcttcacttgatctcgattactgtgaatttcacacagcgaaaagtgcacaaatctaagcaaactgttcttgattcgcAGTAAActtaggatatttccctacgatttgcgaacatcaaatcctaatagttctttagaaaacttttagagccattagagcggctgattttgtgcaatgctctccaccgttgttttttcaccaatgctaatgactggcagctgtgacgtaatcgctcttgtcgaaagcgaaactaattgtgcagacgacacaaaacacatctgctcgcagtggcgatagaatccaaactgattgaatttttgttaagagatttccttttatgtgatttcgtttg
This genomic window contains:
- the LOC131429799 gene encoding D-aminoacyl-tRNA deacylase; amino-acid sequence: MKAIIQRVTAAKVTVGEELISSIGKGLCVLVGISNEDNANDVDWLAKKLLNIRLFEDPTGKRWSQSVLDQQLEILCISQFTLYNRMKGNKPDFSRAMQGAEAQCLYSTLLQKLAAQYEQTKIKDGKFGALMQVHIENDGPVTIEIESPPQSQQELEKLKRATAHKARSKGGPMAESTKEGEGQ